A single window of Methanothermobacter marburgensis str. Marburg DNA harbors:
- the cfbD gene encoding Ni-sirohydrochlorin a,c-diamide reductive cyclase catalytic subunit, producing the protein MHPRPSPIAASLYTLRDLDADVIILHGPHGCCFRTGRLLETDGVRVLTTAMSEQDFIFGASDKLAETLRKANEMFSPELVGVVGTCASMIIGEDLREAVQRADIPARVLTVESHGGFGEGDNTEGAIIVLEAAAEQGIIPHEEAERQIEMLRLATEIEKTRGMAQGDYIRPSYGDDKDEVALRVIEAIKDGERVAFVLNAKKETSYLFADPLKLPFHSVNPDNHPLIIANLDRNTGLPRIRRHAVNILAEIEDAGNRVDYITGGLDEYPVTGERAAEILRDEKIEFAVVSGVPHALPVEELELESVAVTDGPRLVEPLRKLGYTHVVAELDAHARTLGQSTTVASDFGDALRRNIEKVI; encoded by the coding sequence TTGCATCCAAGACCCAGCCCAATAGCAGCATCACTTTACACACTCAGAGACCTCGATGCTGACGTTATAATTCTCCATGGCCCCCATGGGTGCTGCTTCAGAACAGGAAGGCTCCTTGAAACCGACGGGGTCAGGGTGCTGACCACTGCAATGTCAGAGCAGGACTTCATATTCGGGGCCTCGGATAAACTGGCAGAGACACTCAGAAAGGCCAATGAAATGTTTTCACCTGAACTTGTGGGTGTTGTTGGAACCTGCGCCAGTATGATAATAGGCGAGGACCTCAGGGAGGCGGTCCAGAGGGCAGACATACCTGCAAGGGTTCTAACGGTTGAATCCCATGGGGGATTCGGTGAGGGTGACAACACCGAGGGGGCCATAATAGTCCTTGAGGCGGCTGCAGAGCAGGGAATAATCCCTCATGAGGAGGCCGAGAGGCAGATAGAGATGCTCAGACTTGCAACTGAGATTGAGAAGACAAGGGGAATGGCACAGGGCGACTACATACGCCCCTCATATGGTGATGATAAGGATGAGGTGGCATTAAGGGTCATTGAGGCCATAAAGGATGGTGAAAGAGTTGCATTTGTGCTTAACGCCAAGAAGGAGACATCATATCTCTTTGCAGATCCTCTGAAACTTCCATTTCACTCAGTAAACCCTGATAACCACCCTCTTATAATCGCGAATCTTGACAGGAACACGGGTCTTCCAAGGATACGCAGACATGCAGTGAACATACTTGCGGAAATAGAGGATGCAGGCAACCGTGTTGATTACATAACAGGGGGCCTCGACGAATACCCGGTAACGGGTGAAAGGGCAGCGGAGATACTGAGGGATGAGAAAATAGAATTTGCAGTTGTATCCGGTGTTCCCCATGCCCTGCCTGTTGAGGAACTGGAACTGGAATCCGTAGCCGTTACAGACGGGCCGAGGCTCGTGGAACCACTAAGAAAGCTAGGATACACCCATGTGGTGGCTGAACTGGATGCACATGCAAGGACCCTGGGACAGAGCACTACCGTCGCATCAGACTTTGGAGATGCCCTGAGGCGAAACATTGAGAAGGTGATTTAA
- the truD gene encoding tRNA pseudouridine(13) synthase TruD, which produces MLNAETYVTSTEGIGGRIRVHNRDFQVEELPLMEPSGSGPNTWIWMEKEDRTTLDVLLDIARELHLDRRRMGFAGMKDRNAVTRQWICVSNTDPEDVKGIEDRIRNVRFLKVTSNEKKLRMGQLRGNRFRILIRGPEADDPLEKTRETLAELQEKGVPNYYGWQRFGSPRAITHLVGRALVHGDVKGAVDTYIGNPIEGESELVSRARRAYDMGDLEGAYELMPASLRYERMMLRVLIRDLGKGELSEKSYITAVHALPKPLKRMFVHAYQSYLFNRVVSERAALGINSYLEGDIIIDNEQHIIHDPDPREVEEMIINFEAHPTAPLYGSKVPLADGKPGEIERRILEEEGVSLPDFNSIEVPKLGSHGMRRAIRFRIWDVSAALNPEGIKVEFSIPKGCYATSVLREIMKKDVA; this is translated from the coding sequence ATGCTTAACGCAGAAACCTACGTCACATCAACAGAGGGGATCGGTGGAAGGATCCGGGTGCATAACAGGGACTTCCAGGTTGAGGAATTACCGCTCATGGAGCCAAGCGGAAGCGGGCCCAACACCTGGATATGGATGGAGAAGGAGGACAGAACAACCCTGGACGTCCTTCTGGACATTGCAAGGGAACTGCACCTGGACCGAAGGAGAATGGGATTCGCAGGGATGAAGGACAGGAACGCGGTAACCAGGCAGTGGATATGCGTCAGCAACACAGACCCCGAGGACGTTAAGGGAATAGAGGATAGAATAAGGAATGTCAGATTCCTCAAGGTCACATCCAATGAAAAAAAGCTCAGAATGGGCCAGCTAAGGGGTAACAGATTCAGGATTCTCATAAGGGGCCCTGAAGCTGATGACCCCCTTGAGAAGACCCGGGAGACCCTGGCTGAGCTTCAGGAGAAGGGTGTTCCAAATTACTATGGATGGCAGCGATTCGGAAGCCCCAGGGCAATCACACACCTCGTTGGCAGGGCACTGGTGCATGGTGATGTGAAGGGTGCGGTGGACACCTACATTGGAAACCCAATTGAGGGGGAATCCGAGCTTGTATCCCGGGCGAGACGGGCATATGATATGGGGGACCTTGAGGGTGCATATGAACTCATGCCGGCCTCCCTCAGGTATGAGAGGATGATGCTCAGGGTTCTCATCAGGGATCTCGGAAAGGGAGAACTCTCTGAAAAGTCCTATATAACCGCGGTACATGCACTTCCAAAGCCCCTCAAGAGGATGTTTGTCCATGCATACCAGTCCTACCTATTCAACAGGGTGGTCAGTGAGAGGGCGGCTCTTGGCATAAACAGCTACCTTGAGGGTGACATCATCATAGACAATGAGCAGCACATAATCCATGACCCGGATCCACGGGAGGTGGAGGAGATGATCATCAACTTTGAGGCACACCCAACAGCGCCACTCTACGGTAGCAAGGTGCCACTGGCAGATGGAAAACCCGGTGAGATCGAGAGGAGGATACTGGAGGAGGAGGGTGTTTCACTCCCTGACTTCAACTCCATAGAGGTCCCTAAGCTTGGGAGTCATGGCATGAGGAGGGCCATAAGGTTCAGGATATGGGATGTTTCGGCCGCCCTAAACCCTGAGGGAATCAAAGTGGAGTTTTCAATACCGAAGGGATGCTATGCAACCTCTGTTTTAAGGGAGATAATGAAGAAGGACGTTGCCTGA
- the ftsA gene encoding coenzyme F390 synthetase gives MHSNLITGGVLVMGNYFNPEIETMEREDLDALVEERIRYTVSYAYENSPFYSKWFRKNGIRPSDIRSHEDLRELPIITGETVRENQPPERDDFEFRCAPLEDIYTIHETSGTSGRPKSFFLTWGDWQRYAEKYARSFVSQGFERGDRVVVCASYGMNVGANTMTLAAQKIGMTIIPEGKCTFPVRIIESYRPTGIVASIFKLLRLARRMKEQGLDPRESSIRRLVAGGESFAPESREYVEEVWGVEVYNTYGSTEGTMCGECHIKEGLHVPEDLVHLDVYDPAMRDFVDDGECGRIVLTTLLPVGEKTGTLLLNYDTEDTTVVISRDRCKCGRTHMRIMNPEREAETFWVAGHPFNRVDVEAAVFQRENMDYLTGEYEAFLYGDEDEGPITMRVSLECEDPENCAMDIVRENFIRAFFKYKRELYEAYTEGIFEILFNFTGPGELEFYRVKGRPKRIVDRR, from the coding sequence ATGCACTCCAATCTAATAACTGGAGGTGTGCTTGTCATGGGGAACTACTTCAACCCTGAAATAGAGACCATGGAACGGGAGGACCTGGACGCCCTCGTGGAGGAGAGGATAAGGTATACCGTGAGCTATGCCTACGAGAACTCCCCATTCTACAGTAAATGGTTCAGGAAAAACGGTATCAGGCCCTCAGACATAAGGAGCCATGAGGACCTCAGGGAGCTCCCGATAATAACCGGTGAAACCGTTAGGGAAAACCAGCCCCCTGAAAGGGATGACTTCGAATTCAGATGCGCCCCATTGGAGGACATATACACCATACATGAGACCAGCGGTACAAGCGGAAGGCCGAAGTCATTTTTCCTCACATGGGGGGACTGGCAGAGGTACGCCGAGAAGTACGCAAGGTCATTCGTGTCCCAGGGATTTGAGAGGGGTGACAGGGTGGTTGTATGTGCCTCCTATGGCATGAATGTGGGTGCAAATACCATGACCCTGGCAGCACAGAAGATAGGGATGACCATAATCCCTGAGGGCAAATGCACCTTTCCTGTGAGGATAATAGAGAGCTACCGTCCCACAGGTATAGTTGCAAGCATATTCAAACTGCTGAGGCTCGCGAGGCGCATGAAGGAACAGGGCCTTGATCCCAGGGAGTCAAGTATAAGGAGACTGGTTGCAGGCGGCGAAAGCTTCGCACCCGAATCAAGGGAGTACGTGGAGGAAGTATGGGGCGTTGAAGTCTACAACACCTATGGAAGCACCGAGGGAACCATGTGCGGAGAATGCCACATCAAGGAGGGCCTGCATGTCCCTGAGGACCTGGTGCACCTGGACGTCTATGATCCAGCCATGAGGGACTTTGTTGATGATGGGGAGTGCGGCAGAATAGTCCTCACAACCCTTCTTCCTGTCGGTGAGAAAACGGGGACCCTCCTCCTCAACTATGACACCGAGGACACCACGGTTGTAATCTCAAGGGATAGGTGCAAATGTGGAAGGACCCATATGAGGATAATGAACCCTGAAAGGGAGGCCGAGACCTTCTGGGTGGCAGGGCACCCCTTCAACAGGGTCGATGTTGAGGCAGCGGTGTTCCAGAGGGAGAATATGGATTATCTAACAGGTGAATACGAGGCCTTCCTCTATGGCGATGAGGATGAGGGGCCAATAACAATGAGGGTGTCACTGGAGTGTGAGGACCCTGAAAACTGTGCCATGGATATAGTAAGGGAGAACTTTATAAGGGCCTTCTTCAAATATAAGAGAGAACTCTACGAGGCATATACAGAGGGCATTTTTGAGATACTGTTCAACTTCACAGGTCCCGGGGAGCTTGAATTCTACAGGGTCAAGGGAAGACCAAAACGCATAGTTGATAGAAGATAA
- a CDS encoding sugar phosphate nucleotidyltransferase: MAETVGMILCGGFGKRLRPLTEKIPKPLIEIKEGYTILDKQLFDLKNAGIKKTYLLTGFLGDKIEERYGDEYKGLKLEYVREEKPLGTLNAIRIGMEAIDGDKQCIIRNGDVVADLNIRKMIHLGEMSDYPLTIFITKMQSPYGIVELSGDKIISFREKPLLDYYINAGVYFSKGQLDFGDFESGDIEKTLFPLMASENKLGYYREDGLFWMAIDTSKELEEIRKEYRNREDKPWGYEKVLINTEKYLTKELFIREGYRTSFHYHEKKDETMYIISGSGYIEFQDRKEYFSKNDTIRIEPGERHSIVAMENTVLHEVSTPHLDDTVRVKDYYTR; encoded by the coding sequence TTGGCTGAAACCGTTGGAATGATACTCTGCGGAGGATTTGGAAAGAGACTGAGACCCTTAACCGAGAAGATACCCAAACCACTCATAGAAATAAAAGAGGGCTACACCATCCTGGATAAACAGCTCTTTGACCTCAAAAATGCAGGTATAAAGAAGACCTACCTCCTCACAGGGTTCCTTGGAGATAAGATAGAGGAGAGGTATGGTGATGAGTACAAGGGCCTTAAACTGGAATATGTGAGGGAGGAGAAACCCCTGGGAACACTCAACGCAATAAGGATTGGTATGGAGGCCATAGATGGAGATAAACAGTGCATAATACGTAACGGGGATGTGGTGGCAGACCTGAACATAAGGAAGATGATACACCTTGGGGAGATGTCCGATTACCCCCTCACTATCTTCATAACCAAGATGCAGTCACCCTATGGTATAGTGGAACTCAGCGGGGACAAGATAATCAGCTTCAGGGAAAAACCCCTCCTTGACTATTACATAAATGCAGGTGTGTACTTCTCCAAGGGGCAGCTGGACTTCGGGGACTTCGAGTCAGGTGATATTGAGAAAACACTCTTCCCGCTCATGGCCAGTGAAAACAAACTCGGCTACTACCGGGAGGACGGCCTCTTCTGGATGGCAATAGACACATCCAAGGAGCTGGAGGAGATACGCAAGGAGTACCGCAACAGGGAGGACAAGCCCTGGGGCTATGAGAAGGTACTCATAAACACGGAGAAGTACCTCACAAAGGAGTTATTTATAAGGGAGGGCTACAGGACATCCTTCCACTACCATGAGAAGAAGGATGAGACCATGTACATAATATCTGGCTCAGGGTACATCGAATTCCAGGACAGGAAGGAGTACTTCAGCAAGAACGACACCATCAGAATTGAGCCCGGTGAGAGGCATTCAATCGTGGCAATGGAGAACACGGTACTCCATGAGGTATCAACGCCACACCTTGATGACACCGTCAGGGTGAAGGACTACTATACCAGGTGA
- a CDS encoding heavy metal translocating P-type ATPase has protein sequence MKRITIRIGGMGCAACALKIEDSLKKLEGVSDAVVNLVEGRVSVEYDPETVGLPSMEAAIEEAGYSVINEHLTVLVGGMSCAMCAQRIESALKELEGVSDATVNLAAEKAYIAYNPSLASAEDFRRTIEDLGYEFMGTEGDEEIQEDQGPKLRRIAVGFGVSLPLMAMMYLGIHPPVNEGFFMLLVSVVPFAYVSGPIFRGALRSLRSGTLDMDVMYSMGIGVAFLSSLLGTVGVLPSSFMFYETALMLASFLTLGRYLEARAKGKTSGAIRRLMELQPDTATILRDGDEVEVRADELVEGDEVVVRPGDRIPADGRVLDGESYVDESMITGEPLPVLKTRGSEVIAGTINTDGVLRFKVERTGDETFLSRIIGLVDEAQASKPPVQRIADRAVSYFIPSVLMVALAAFLYWYLVEGAGLLISVTVLISVLVVACPCALGLATPTAVTVGIGRGAELGILIKKGEALEVAGRISCVLFDKTGTLTEGKPEVTDIVGDVLGYAAALEARSRHPIAVAVTERVMREGLEIPGVEEFRAIPGKGLEGKINSQHVIAGNRVLMDEFGVEIPADAGKLESEGKTVVMVAVDGEFKGVIAVSDRINPGATAAVGELERMGIRTAMITGDNRRTAEKVAREVGISTVIAEVLPEDKASRVSDLRSRGVGVAFVGDGINDAPALSEADLGIALGGGTDVAKEAGEVVLVGDDPLDTAAALQLAGKVISRIKQNLFWAFAYNVILIPVAAGALYPLGVVFRPEYAGLAMALSSVTVVSLSLSLRGYTPPARRLREL, from the coding sequence ATGAAGAGGATAACGATACGTATAGGTGGAATGGGGTGCGCAGCATGCGCCCTCAAGATAGAGGACTCACTTAAGAAGCTTGAGGGAGTATCTGATGCCGTAGTTAACCTTGTGGAGGGCAGGGTCTCTGTTGAATATGACCCTGAAACTGTGGGGCTCCCATCAATGGAGGCCGCCATAGAGGAAGCGGGTTACAGCGTCATCAATGAACACCTGACTGTTCTTGTAGGGGGTATGAGCTGTGCAATGTGTGCCCAGAGGATAGAATCAGCCCTGAAGGAACTTGAGGGTGTAAGTGATGCAACGGTCAACCTTGCAGCCGAAAAGGCATACATAGCCTACAACCCATCCCTTGCATCAGCAGAGGATTTCAGGAGGACCATTGAGGACCTCGGCTATGAATTCATGGGAACAGAGGGTGATGAGGAGATTCAGGAGGACCAGGGTCCAAAGTTGAGAAGAATAGCTGTGGGGTTTGGTGTTTCACTGCCACTCATGGCCATGATGTACCTTGGCATACACCCACCGGTAAATGAGGGCTTCTTCATGCTCCTGGTCTCTGTGGTACCATTTGCATATGTATCAGGACCAATATTCAGGGGTGCACTGCGGTCCCTGAGATCAGGAACACTTGACATGGATGTTATGTACTCTATGGGTATAGGGGTGGCTTTCCTTTCAAGTTTACTTGGCACCGTGGGGGTTCTCCCATCGAGTTTCATGTTCTATGAGACAGCTCTGATGCTGGCATCCTTCCTGACACTTGGAAGGTACCTGGAGGCAAGGGCAAAGGGAAAGACATCAGGGGCGATAAGGAGGCTCATGGAACTCCAGCCTGACACCGCCACCATCCTCAGGGATGGAGATGAGGTTGAGGTCAGAGCAGATGAGCTGGTTGAAGGCGACGAGGTTGTTGTGAGGCCAGGTGACAGGATACCTGCGGATGGTCGGGTTCTGGATGGAGAATCCTATGTTGATGAATCCATGATCACGGGGGAACCGCTCCCTGTACTTAAAACCAGGGGATCTGAGGTTATCGCAGGGACCATAAACACCGATGGGGTACTTAGGTTCAAGGTTGAGCGAACAGGTGATGAAACGTTCCTTTCAAGGATCATAGGGCTGGTTGATGAGGCCCAGGCATCAAAGCCACCGGTTCAGAGGATCGCCGACAGGGCAGTGTCCTATTTCATACCATCTGTCCTCATGGTTGCACTGGCAGCATTTCTATACTGGTACCTTGTTGAGGGGGCCGGTCTTTTAATATCGGTCACGGTCCTGATCTCGGTACTCGTTGTGGCCTGTCCCTGCGCCCTTGGACTTGCAACACCAACTGCGGTGACTGTTGGCATAGGAAGGGGGGCTGAACTTGGAATACTCATAAAGAAGGGCGAGGCACTTGAGGTTGCAGGTAGAATATCTTGCGTACTCTTTGATAAGACAGGCACACTTACAGAGGGTAAACCCGAGGTTACAGACATCGTTGGGGACGTGCTGGGGTATGCAGCTGCCCTTGAGGCCAGATCAAGGCACCCCATCGCAGTTGCGGTCACAGAGAGGGTCATGAGGGAGGGTCTGGAGATACCAGGGGTTGAGGAGTTCAGGGCCATTCCAGGAAAGGGTCTTGAGGGTAAAATCAACTCCCAACATGTGATTGCAGGTAACAGGGTCCTCATGGATGAATTCGGTGTGGAGATTCCAGCAGATGCCGGGAAATTAGAATCAGAGGGGAAGACAGTGGTCATGGTTGCGGTTGACGGCGAGTTTAAGGGGGTTATAGCGGTCTCTGATAGGATAAACCCCGGCGCAACAGCCGCTGTAGGGGAACTTGAAAGGATGGGGATCAGAACGGCAATGATCACCGGGGATAACAGGAGGACGGCTGAGAAGGTGGCACGGGAGGTGGGAATCAGCACCGTTATCGCGGAGGTCCTGCCTGAGGATAAGGCATCAAGGGTCTCTGACCTCAGATCACGTGGCGTGGGAGTTGCCTTTGTGGGTGATGGTATAAATGATGCCCCCGCCCTCTCAGAGGCAGATCTCGGGATTGCACTGGGAGGGGGAACGGATGTTGCAAAGGAGGCCGGGGAGGTGGTTCTTGTTGGTGATGACCCGCTTGATACCGCAGCTGCCCTTCAGCTTGCAGGTAAGGTCATCTCAAGGATAAAGCAGAACCTCTTCTGGGCCTTCGCCTACAACGTGATACTCATACCTGTGGCTGCCGGCGCCCTTTACCCGCTTGGGGTGGTGTTCAGGCCAGAGTATGCCGGCCTGGCAATGGCCCTGAGCTCAGTCACCGTGGTTTCACTTTCACTTTCACTCAGGGGGTACACCCCACCTGCAAGAAGGTTGCGGGAGCTTTAA
- a CDS encoding AIR synthase-related protein: protein MDIEGFVRRNIDHMDEESLRSILADRIREFKDIDTERSLRMADAVIYEVRNTLGTDGLDDGLREIISYPLAGVGMGEMGVGSRGEGDFFVHRKIADIVSSTETGAFINPEAQDDGGVVRTDTDKGEVYITTAVDGIHSRLSEYPFLGGFHVTRAALRDVCVMGSRPVALISDLHLADDGDVGKLFDFTAGVAAVSELVDVPVVAGSTLRVGGDMVLGDRLVSAVGAIGVSGTPPTARKRAEPGDVVLLTEGSGGGTITTAAIYHGLFDVVWETLDVNFIRASGAIMEAGLLEVIHAMTDVTNGGLRGDAHEISSTTGVGLEFDAEAVRSMVNPRVLEMLEDLEIDPLGVSIDSLMIIAPEDVSKDIIRAVEGAGVPIAEVGRVTDSGVPLLIGDGVMKELRPLFREAAYTQIKKMVGDETPQDFDEMKRKVEEAARRAIEKKDMVVKLIGK from the coding sequence ATGGACATAGAGGGATTTGTAAGGCGCAACATAGACCACATGGACGAGGAATCCCTGCGAAGCATCTTGGCGGATCGTATACGGGAATTCAAGGATATAGACACCGAGAGGTCCCTGAGGATGGCTGATGCGGTGATATATGAGGTGAGAAATACACTGGGGACGGATGGCTTGGATGATGGATTGCGGGAGATAATATCATATCCCCTCGCCGGTGTTGGAATGGGCGAGATGGGTGTGGGATCCCGGGGAGAGGGGGACTTCTTTGTCCACAGGAAAATCGCTGATATAGTATCAAGCACAGAAACCGGGGCATTCATAAATCCCGAGGCCCAGGATGATGGCGGTGTTGTAAGGACAGACACCGATAAGGGGGAGGTCTACATAACAACCGCCGTTGATGGCATCCACTCCAGGCTCAGCGAGTACCCCTTCCTGGGGGGCTTCCATGTTACAAGGGCCGCCCTGAGGGATGTCTGCGTCATGGGATCCAGGCCAGTTGCACTCATAAGCGACCTGCACCTAGCAGATGATGGGGATGTTGGCAAACTCTTTGACTTCACAGCGGGTGTAGCGGCGGTCTCTGAACTGGTTGATGTACCTGTGGTTGCAGGGAGCACATTGAGGGTTGGTGGTGACATGGTCCTCGGTGACAGGCTCGTGAGTGCGGTGGGTGCCATTGGAGTTTCAGGGACACCCCCAACGGCTAGGAAGAGGGCCGAGCCAGGTGACGTTGTACTCCTTACAGAAGGCTCAGGAGGGGGTACCATCACAACAGCTGCCATCTACCATGGACTCTTTGATGTTGTATGGGAGACCCTTGATGTGAACTTCATAAGGGCATCCGGGGCCATAATGGAGGCAGGGCTCCTTGAGGTGATCCATGCAATGACCGATGTCACAAATGGCGGGCTCAGGGGCGATGCCCATGAGATATCATCAACCACCGGAGTGGGCCTTGAATTCGATGCCGAGGCTGTGAGGTCAATGGTAAACCCAAGGGTACTTGAAATGCTTGAGGATCTTGAAATTGACCCCCTGGGGGTGTCAATTGACTCCCTCATGATAATAGCACCTGAAGATGTCTCCAAGGATATCATAAGGGCAGTTGAAGGTGCAGGTGTCCCCATAGCCGAGGTGGGAAGGGTCACCGATTCAGGTGTTCCCCTCCTCATAGGGGATGGTGTGATGAAGGAGCTCAGACCCCTCTTCCGTGAGGCCGCCTACACACAGATAAAGAAGATGGTTGGTGACGAAACACCCCAGGACTTTGATGAGATGAAGAGGAAGGTTGAGGAGGCCGCAAGGAGGGCCATAGAGAAGAAGGACATGGTCGTTAAACTCATAGGGAAGTGA
- the hisH gene encoding imidazole glycerol phosphate synthase subunit HisH translates to MIAIIDYGSGNLRSISNAFRKIGADVQVTSSPESINDSDAFVLPGVGAFGSAMDKLENLRDPIIRNIEDGKPFLGICLGLQVLLSESQESPGVRGLDVIPGRVVRIPPGNKVPHMGWNQLVSRRDSPLLEGVEDEYFYFVHSYHAEPADDVVAATTEYGIEMTAAIEADNVYATQFHPEKSGEAGLDILRNFREIIRG, encoded by the coding sequence TTGATAGCCATCATAGATTATGGGAGCGGGAACCTCCGGAGCATTTCCAACGCCTTCAGGAAGATAGGGGCCGATGTTCAGGTAACATCAAGTCCAGAATCCATCAATGACTCAGACGCCTTTGTGCTTCCAGGGGTGGGGGCCTTTGGAAGTGCAATGGATAAACTTGAGAATTTAAGGGACCCAATAATCAGGAACATAGAGGATGGTAAACCCTTCCTGGGCATATGCCTGGGACTCCAGGTCCTCCTATCTGAGAGTCAGGAATCACCGGGTGTCAGGGGACTTGATGTGATACCCGGCAGGGTGGTGAGGATACCACCTGGAAATAAGGTGCCACATATGGGCTGGAACCAGCTGGTTTCCAGGAGGGACTCCCCACTCCTTGAAGGCGTGGAGGATGAGTACTTCTACTTTGTCCACTCATACCATGCAGAACCGGCAGACGACGTTGTGGCGGCAACAACCGAGTATGGTATTGAGATGACAGCGGCCATTGAGGCAGATAACGTATATGCAACCCAGTTCCACCCTGAAAAGAGCGGTGAGGCGGGACTGGATATCCTGAGAAACTTCAGGGAAATAATCAGGGGGTAA
- a CDS encoding DUF126 domain-containing protein, whose translation MVNLEISCRIISRGRGKGPVIISDKPLSFLGGVDPGTGTVIDPRHPLHGRSMSGKVLVIPGGKGSTVGSYVIFQMSKNGTAPAAIICSNAEPIIATGAIMAGIPMVDRPEADLFQILEDSLEVEVDAVEGKIRV comes from the coding sequence ATGGTTAATTTGGAGATCAGCTGCAGAATCATTTCAAGGGGAAGGGGAAAGGGTCCTGTGATCATTTCAGATAAGCCCCTGAGTTTCCTTGGCGGTGTTGACCCAGGGACAGGTACCGTTATTGACCCCCGGCACCCCCTGCACGGCAGAAGCATGAGCGGAAAGGTCCTTGTGATACCTGGTGGTAAGGGTTCAACGGTTGGATCCTATGTCATATTCCAGATGTCAAAGAATGGAACGGCGCCAGCAGCCATAATATGTTCAAATGCAGAGCCAATAATCGCCACTGGAGCCATAATGGCAGGGATACCCATGGTTGACAGGCCAGAGGCCGATCTTTTTCAAATCCTAGAAGATTCATTGGAGGTTGAGGTGGACGCGGTTGAGGGGAAAATCAGGGTCTAG
- a CDS encoding DUF5518 domain-containing protein: MELRFSWKAVAAGILITAALGPVFRFVIPSFTGILSIIVAAVVCGYIADSEYPGGALNGAIMGAAVGLINILIVYLKTGSMNAAILSILIYALAGDVSLGILGGASGSVLRSAIES; the protein is encoded by the coding sequence ATGGAATTGAGATTCAGCTGGAAGGCAGTTGCTGCAGGCATATTAATAACAGCAGCCCTTGGACCCGTATTCAGATTTGTGATTCCATCATTCACAGGTATACTCTCAATAATCGTGGCGGCAGTGGTATGTGGTTACATTGCAGATAGTGAGTATCCAGGCGGTGCCCTCAATGGGGCCATCATGGGGGCCGCCGTGGGATTGATAAATATCCTGATTGTTTACCTTAAAACCGGGTCAATGAATGCGGCCATCCTCTCAATACTCATCTACGCCCTTGCAGGGGATGTAAGTCTCGGGATACTTGGCGGGGCTTCAGGTAGCGTCCTGAGATCCGCCATTGAATCATGA